From a region of the Dictyostelium discoideum AX4 chromosome 2 chromosome, whole genome shotgun sequence genome:
- the alg10 gene encoding dolichyl-phosphate-glucose alpha-1,2-glucosyltransferase, with protein sequence MNKLQSIQNDVLKICKVIGIIMIISLSILKIINSNQIEPYVDEIFHIPQTIKYCEFKFKEWDNKITTLPGLYILALIYSNILSMFGIGDGIWISHCSVVVLRSFNVFCLIITFFSIYEILKISTYNLLLSPASSLSSLKINQKEVIENKNSINNTIILRTIHLSIFPIFYFFHFLFYTDVVSTCSIFLTLLFSLKNKFNLSSFFGLISVTIRQTNIIWVFFITINNILKLYEENKEKQNYIFKELNLIKDIIEFIKFSIFNLLLIIKKFIGFIMVGILFLIFLYYNGSIVVGDKSNHESSFHVSQLFYFSLITMLFSLPSILISSLLKRFGNQNEGNQNENEKKILLYDPIEFLKNINFKYLIVIIIGMVLMIWKFTYTHLFLLSDNRHYTFYIWNRFIEKYSIGRYLPIPFYCYSIWFIWKVLSENRSKLWCIFYFLSTAMVLLPSPLVEPRYYIVPFFLFQLNQFHYYNNFIIQNGTIGRFFY encoded by the exons atgaATAAATTACAAAGCATTCAAAATGATGTActtaaaatttgtaaagtAATTGGtattataatgataatatcaTTGTCTATtctaaaaattataaattccaATCAAATTGAACCATATGTT gatGAAATATTTCATATACCACAAACTATTAAATAttgtgaatttaaatttaaagaatgggATAATAAAATAACGACATTACCAggtttatatattttagcattaatttattcaaatatatTATCAATGTTTGGTATTGGTGATGGTATATGGATATCACATTGTTCAGTAGTTGTATTAAGATCATTCAATGTATTTTGTTtgataataacttttttttcaatttatgaaattttgaaaatttcaaCCTAtaatctattattatcaccagcatcatcattatcatcattaaaaattaatcaaaaagaagtgatagaaaataaaaattcaattaataatacaatcaTTTTAAGAACAATCCATTTATCAATATTccctattttttatttttttcactttttattttatacagATGTAGTTTCAACttgttcaatatttttaacattattattttctttaaaaaataaatttaatttatcttcattt TTTGGATTAATTAGTGTTACGATTAGACAAACAAATATAATTTgggtattttttattacaattaataatattttaaaattatatgaagaaaataaagaaaaacaaaattatatatttaaagagttaaatttaattaaagatattatagaatttattaaattttcaattttcaatttattattaataattaagaAATTCATTGGATTTATAATGGTtggaatattatttttaatatttctttattataatgGTAGTATTGTAGTTGGTGATAAGAGTAATCATGAATCATCATTTCATGTAtcacaattattttatttttcattaataacaatgttattttcattaccatcaattttaatatcatcattattaaagaGATTTGGAAATCAAAATGAAGgaaatcaaaatgaaaatgaaaagaagATTCTTCTATATGatccaattgaatttttaaaaaatattaattttaaatatttaatagtgATAATTATTGGTATGGTTTTAATGATTTGGAAATTTACATATActcatttatttttgttatctGATAATAGACATTATACATTTTATATTTGGAATAGATTTATTGAAAAGTATAGCATTGGCCGTTATTTACCAATTCCATTCTATTGTTATAGTATTTGGTTCATTTGGAAAGTACTCTCCGAGAATAGATCAAAACTTTGGTGTATTTTCTATTTCCTATCAACTGCAATGGTTTTACTACCAAGTCCATTGGTTGAACCAAGATATTATATTGTACCTTTCTTTTTAttccaattaaatcaatttcattattataataatttcatcataCAAA ATGGTACAATTGGTAGattcttttattaa
- a CDS encoding solute carrier family 2 member protein, which translates to MKYLDNISNKSWLIVTQSCLGGLVFGYATGIIVGTLDPIAIKFNTSTVIKGVIVCSILVGALIGSFAGGFAANKFGRKPLLLFTALTCICGAIGSGLGENVATICILRFIHGLGVGSSSSVCPLMVAEMVPIKRRGIFGSFFQISITVGILIANILAYVIKGNWRLMFCLGSIPGGLLFFVWFVIAESPVFLAKKSAKTTTTTNQESNENQIETQPQNNQGTKFTIIFSKKMRKPMLVGVLLATLAQLTGINAFMYFSNTIFKDAGINNPEIASVALQVWNVLTTLIAIFLVDKLGRRVLLFTGSIVMTTCDLLIALFFVVLTGSAKGWSSIVFLFIFVGAFEASIGTLFWFVINEILPEDSKSIGAPVINACQWTFNTILSFFFLVVVEYLGQSTMFWIFGGIGVFCTIFLYFNLPKSLGTSKNTTEDISIPQDQLEQTIEELENEKNNEINSSKLPPAQMQA; encoded by the exons atgaaatatttagaCAATATTTCTAATAAATCATGGTTAATTGTAACTCAAAGTTGTTTGGGTGGATTAGTATTTGGGTATGCTACTGGTATTATTGTTGGTACATTGGACCCAAttgcaattaaatttaatacatCAACAGTAATAAAAGGAGTAATTGTTTGTAGTATTTTAGTTGGTGCTTTAATTGGATCATTTGCAGGTGGATTTGCTGCAAATAAATTTGGTAGAaaaccattattactatttactGCTTTAACATGTATTTGTGGTGCAATTGGATCAGGTTTAGGTGAAAATGTCGCAactatttgtattttaaGATTTATCCATGGTTTAGGTGTTGGCTCTTCATCAAGTGTTTGCCCATTAATGGTTGCCGAAATGGTACCAATTAAAAGAAGAGGAATATTTGGTTCATTTTTTCAA atatcaATTACAGTTGGTATTTTAATTGCAAATATTTTAGCATATGTTATTAAAGGTAATTGGAGATTAATGTTTTGCTTGGGATCAATTCCAGGAGgtttattgttttttgtttggtTTGTAATTGCAGAATCTCCTGTTTTTCTTGCAAAGAAATCagcaaaaacaacaacaacaacaaatcaaGAAAGCAATGAAAACCAAATTGAAACTCAACCACAAAATAACCAAGGTactaaatttacaattattttttcaaaaaaaatgagaaaaCCAATGTTAGTTGGTGTATTATTAGCAACTTTGGCTCAATTAACtg gtATAAATGCATTTATgtatttttcaaatacaatttttaaagatgCAGGAATTAATAATCCAGAGATTGCATCAGTTGCATTACAAGTATGGAATGTATTAACAACATTAATTGCTATATTTTTAGTTGATAAACTTGGAAGAAGAGTTTTACTTTTTACTGGATCAATTGTAATGACAACTTGTGATTTATTAATAGCTTTGTTCTTTGTTGTATTAACTGGTAGTGCAAAAGGATGGTCttcaattgtatttttatttattttcgtTGGTGCATTTGAAGCATCAATTGGAACATTG ttttggtttgttataaatgaaatattacCAGAAGACAGTAAAAGTATTGGTGCACCAGTAATAAATGCATGTCAATGGACTTTTAATACAATATTatcattctttttcttgGTAGTCGTAGAATATTTAGGTCAATCAACAATGTTTTGGATTTTTGGTGGAATTGGTGTATTTTgtacaatatttttatactttaatttaccaaaatcaTTGGGAACTTCAAAAAATACAACTGAAGATATTAGTATTCCACAAGATCAACTAGAACAAACAATTGAAGaattagaaaatgaaaaaaataacgAAATTAATTCAAGTAAATTACCACCTGCTCAAATGCAAgcttaa
- the fszA gene encoding mitochondrial cell division protein, with the protein MSQFMIRYQIINLSKVFNSPKSLNFIKRYTTSTASTTTTTTNDDSNWISTPNITVCGIGGGGCNSVNNMINKELYGIDFVVANTDAQALAISCSRKMVQLGKTLTRGLGAGAVPEVGKKATEESIEELMNQIGDTQMLFVTAGMGGGTGTGGAAVIASAAKAKGILTVGIVTKPFHFEGKHRMKLAEQGLIELEKSVDSLIVIPNEKLMEQSQELYIGNAFQMVDDVLYNSIRGISDILVKPGLINLDFADVRSIMCNSGKALMGVGEGEGKGRDAIAANIALNNPLLENINISGAKGVLLNIAGSDLKLQEVDHIVSLVSSKVDPSANIIFGSTFDQQLEGKIRVTLIVTGMDQLIQQQQQQQKQTKIESQVEQKLHSTTIVDQELKPIEPQKSIIIEEEQEEQQQPKPIIPGIFVEQELLTTTTTANITPSQQKQESLTQNNIFSPPQQQQQQPSINLQPNYQQLYQQLYQQQQQQLQQQQPISFLKRLSNLFFTNGNNNKPYNNNKNTPGSNYE; encoded by the exons atgaGTCAGTTCATGATTAGATATCAAATTATAAACCTTTCAAAGGTTTTCAATTcaccaaaatcattaaa ttttattaaaagatatacaacatcaacagcatcaacaacaacaacaacaacaaatgatgATTCAAATTGGATATCAACACCAAATATTACAGTATGtggtattggtggtggtggttgtaatagtgttaataatatgattaataaagaattatatGGAATTGATTTTGTAGTTGCCAATACTGATGCACAAGCATTGGCAATATCATGTAGTAGAAAGATGGTACAATTAGGAAAGACATTAACAAGAGGATTAGGAGCAGGAGCAGTACCAGAAGTTGGAAAGAAAGCAACtgaagaatcaattgaagaattaatGAATCAAATTGGTGATACACAAATGTTATTTGTCACAGCTGGTATGGGTGGTGGTACAGGTACAGGTGGAGCAGCAGTTATTGCATCAGCAGCAAAAGCCAAAGGTATTTTAACTGTTGGTATTGTAACCAAACCATTTCATTTCGAAGGTAAACATAGAATGAAATTGGCAGAACAAGGTTTGATAGAGTTGGAGAAATCAGTCGATAGTTTAATCGTTATTCCAAATGAGAAATTAATGGAACAATCACAAGAACTCTATATTGGAAATGCTTTCCAAATGGTTGATGATGTACTTTACAATAGTATTCGTGGTATCTCTGATATTTTAGTTAAACCaggtttaattaatttagatTTCGCCGATGTTAGATCGATCATGTGTAATAGTGGTAAAGCATTGATGGGTGTTGGAGAAGGTGAAGGTAAAGGTCGTGATGCTATCGCAGCCAATATAGCCTTAAATAATCCATTACTCGAGAATATTAATATCTCTGGTGCAAAAGGTGTCCTTTTAAATATTGCTGGTAGTGACTTAAAATTACAAGAAGTTGATCATATCGTTAGTTTGGTTAGTAGTAAAGTTGATCCTTCTGCTAATATCATCTTTGGTTCAACTTTTGATCAACAATTAGAAGGTAAAATTAGAGTAACTTTAATTGTTACCGGTATGGATCAattaatacaacaacaacaacaacaacaaaaacaaactaAAATAGAATCTCAAGTAGAACAAAAATTacattcaacaacaattgtagatcaagaattaaaaccaattgaaccacaaaaatcaataattatagaagaagaacaagaagaacaacaacaaccaaaaccAATAATTCCTGGTATTTTTGTTGAACAAGAACTATtaaccactaccaccactgcTAATATCACACCatcacaacaaaaacaagaaTCTTTAactcaaaataatatattctcaccaccacaacaacaacaacaacaaccatcaattaatttacaacCAAATTACCAACAATTATATCAACAATtataccaacaacaacaacaacaactacaacaacaacaaccaataagTTTTTTGAAAAGATTATCAAACCTTTTCTTtacaaatggtaataataataaaccttacaataataataaaaatactcCTGGTTCAAATtatgaataa
- a CDS encoding hypothetical protein (Similar to Y48C3A.16.p) has product MPPKKPAEKNAKKPAAGGKADKKGKGDDAKGGITQVKVRHILCEKEAKLMEAVNLIKSGKTFNSVAQSHSEDKARVSSGLLGYIGRGDMVQEFTDRAFNQPIGVVSEPFRTQFGYHIILVEDKK; this is encoded by the exons atGCCTCCAAAGAAACCAGCAGAAAAAAATGCAAAGAAACCAGCAGCAGGAGGAAAAGCAGATAAAAAAGGTAAAGGTGATGATGCAAAGGGTGGAATAACTCAAGTCAAGGTACGTCATATATTATGTGAAAAAGAAGCAAAATTAATGGAAGCTgttaatttgattaaatctggtaaaacttttaattctgTAGCACAAAGTCATTCAGAAGATAAAGCAAGAGTtt CATCAGGACTATTAGGGTATATTGGTAGAGGTGATATGGTCCAAGAGTTTACTGATAGAGCTTTTAATCAACCAATTGGTGTTGTTAGTGAGCCATTTAGAACTCAATTTGG ttatCATATTATTTTAGTAGAagacaaaaaataa
- a CDS encoding hypothetical protein (Similar to Dictyostelium discoideum (Slime mold). prespore-specific protein) — MISIEENIKYKEGTLSVLSSDARCGLISTAISGGPNGKSFCFKLSHEIDESILYWLSDENEESMKEWVRVLQLSCAIQKEPEKVQVKGRSKSVAFKPGAIEIAGITSDHKGWLKKYTSSGTFRKTLQWKKRWFVLKDLVLYYYEGPESNLKGKISIPNWSVEIEKTIPIGYCFTLSHPGYTPITLQAETEDDRKKWVQKIKDNNRSLTKSLATPNEITRLCDWFKQLTQLDIKEPLELVCNASFVSNILEKVGLHVDLPDRDHKSQRSTDNDWSLLAFDNIIKACQFKGIKFDQTILPEDFIIGDPVVLTFIISIMNHFNPNSKPSLIITSTPSINTTNTTNTTNTTNTTNTTNTTTTTTTTTTNTKEQPSNSSETSPQTTPRSMVSDISSVATDSVSDSVNNNNNNNNNNNNNNNNNNNNNNNNNNNTISTSKSLSFDSNKKSKVSTPTTTTTDKKDKKDKDTKSTPTTPNTTSPTTISINPTNAPTPLEPKPIESKPIETKPTETKPIEDIKTTKTTSTPVKPLNIPPQRTSDDVDIDIMNSLDFGFDDAPTPPTITTTTKTSVEVDLINEIIAETDDNNNNNNNNNNNNNNNNNNNNNNNSGTDNNNNNNSKVTTPISTPTSTPVKSTSPRFVSPYRNLKRVETHDVLGEFDKIFSSLSKTVKNCELCNEPIASDPIEIPCGKAWHRHHFQCCTCSKSILCIDEELPYVVRDDNIYCKEDHDKLFKDGNCSECNKSLMITFAYKGNLLCREHYLNHVGDMICQSCEAPIGNKSYQTFEGKKWHLEHFKCSYCSKKLPDPLVAKFKNSKPYCGTCSVKLF, encoded by the exons atgatatcaatcgaagaaaatattaaatacaaAGAAGGAACACTTTCAGTTTTGTCATCTGATG CAAGATGTGGATTAATATCAACAGCTATTAGTGGAGGACCAAATGGTAAATCATTTTGTTTCAAGTTATCAcatgaaattgatgaatcaATTCTTTATTGGTTATCTGATGAGAATGAAGAATCAATGAAAGAATGGGTAAGAGTATTACAATTATCATGTGCAATTCAAAAGGAACCAGAGAAAGTTCAAGTTAAAGGTAGATCAAAATCTGTAGCATTTAAGCCAGGAGCAATAGAGATTGCAGGTATAACATCAGATCATAAAGGTTGGTTAAAAAAGTATACATCATCAGGTACATTTAGAAAAACACTTCAATGGAAAAAGAGATGGTTCGTACTAAAGGATTTAGTACTCTATTATTATGAAGGACCAGAATCGAATCTAAAAGGAAAGATCTCCATTCCAAATTGGAGTgtagaaattgaaaaaaccaTACCCATTGGTTATTGTTTTACATTATCTCATCCAGGTTATACACCAATTACCCTTCAAGCAGAGACAGAAGATGATCGTAAGAAATGggttcaaaaaattaaagataacaATCGTAGCCTTACAAAATCTTTAGCAACTCCAAATGAAATCACAAGACTTTGTGATTGGTTTAAACAATTGACACAATTGGACATTAAAGAACCATTGGAGTTAGTTTGTAATGCTTCATttgtttcaaatattttgGAAAAAGTTGGTTTACATGTTGATTTACCTGACAGAGATCATAAATCTCAAAGAAGTACTGATAACGATTGGTCTTTGTTAGCTtttgataatataattaaagcTTGTCAATTTAAAGGtattaaatttgatcaaACTATTTTACCAGAAGATTTTATAATTGGTGATCCTGTTGTtttaacttttattatttcaataatGAATCATTTTAATCCAAACAGTAAACCATCTTTAATTATAACTTCAACACCATCAATaaatacaacaaatacaacaaatacaacaaatacaacaaatacaacaaatacaacaaatacaacaacaacaaccactacaacaacaaccaatacaAAAGAGCAACCATCAAATTCATCTGAAACATCACCACAAACAACACCAAGATCAATGGTTTCTGATATATCATCAGTTGCGACTGATAGCGTTTCTGAtagtgttaataataataataataataataataataataataataataataataataataataataataataataataataataataatacaatttcaACAAGTAAAAGTTTAAGTTttgatagtaataaaaaatcaaaagtaTCAACtccaacaactacaacaactgataaaaaagataaaaaagataaagatacaAAATCAACACCAACTACGCCAAATACAACTTCACCAACtacaatttcaataaatCCAACTAATGCACCAACTCCATTGGAACCAAAACCAATTGaatcaaaaccaattgaaactAAACCAACCGAAACTAAGCCAATTGAAGATATTAAAACAACCAAAACAACATCAACTCCAGTTAAACCACTTAATATTCCTCCTCAAAGAACTTCAGATGATGTGGACATAGATATTATGAATTCATTagattttggttttgatgatgctccaacaccaccaacaataacaacaacaactaaaaCTTCAGTGgaagttgatttaattaatgaaattattgcAGAAACAgatgataacaataataataataataataataataataataataataataataataataataataataataataatagcggtaccgataataataataataataatagtaaagtTACAACACCAATTTCTACACCAACTTCAACACCAGTTaaatcaacatcaccaaGATTTGTTTCACCAtatagaaatttaaaaagagttGAAACTCATGATGTTTTAggtgaatttgataaaatattttcatcacTTTCAAAGACAGTTAAAAATTGTGAATTATGTAATGAACCAATCGCAAGTGATCCAATTGAAATACCTTGTGGTAAAGCTTGGCATAGACATCATTTTCAATGTTGTACTtgttcaaaatcaattcttTGTATTGATGAAGAATTACCATATGTCGTTAGAgatgataatatttattgTAAAGAAGAtcatgataaattatttaaagatggtAATTGTTCAGAAtgtaataaatcattaatg attacaTTTGCATATAAAGGAAATTTATTATGTAGAgaacattatttaaatcatgtTGGTGATATGATTTGCCAAAGTTGTGAAGCAccaattggtaataaatcTTATCAAACCTTTGAAGGTAAAAAATGGCATTTAGAACACTTTAAATGTTCATATTGCAGTAAAAAATTACCAGATCCATTAGTtgctaaatttaaaaattcaaaacctTATTGCGGCACTTGTTctgtaaaattattttaa
- a CDS encoding hypothetical protein (Similar to Arabidopsis thaliana (Mouse-ear cress). phosphonopyruvate decarboxylase-like protein) codes for MGNNNKMVFVMVDGIADTSIPQYERKTTLQVANTPTMDAMSSSGINGVMDPVEPGFACGSDTAHLSILGYDPRKYYRGRGAFESMGAGLDMQPGDIAFKSNFATIDKSSGIVILRRADRNFEHLGPTLCDYLTGIKLPSFPNYRVDVKYATEHRCGVRVRGPNLTDSITGTDPLKDNLPLLKATPLDINSHDSILTSKIVNELSDEIQKALENHPINIERREKGLPVANVVLLRGCGVCVEAPTFKQKYGMNAFMIAPTCIIAGLGMSVKIDVIESEGGTGDYHTNLQSKADTLLKNILDVDNDKYQFGFLHIKAVDDAGHDKNAPLKIEFLEKIDKMLHFIISQLAIAQNENKGNFTICLTGDHSTPVLTGDHSYEPVPFTICKVIEADKIINKKNDDNNINNNNNSNSSNCFSDNVKVFNEIESTSGVLGRFPGGQAMNIICQYMNN; via the exons atgggtaacaataataaaatggtaTTTGTTATGGTTGATGGTATTGCAGATACATCAATACCTCAATATGAAAGAAAAACCACATTACAAGTTGCAAATACGCCAACAATGGATGCAATGTCATCAAGTGGTATAAATGGTGTAATGGATCCAGTTGAACCAGGATTTGCATGTGGTAGTGATACAGCACATCTTTCAATTTTAGGTTATGATCCAAGAAAATATTATAGAGGTAGAGGTGCATTTGAATCAATGGGTGCTGGTTTAGATATGCAACCAGGTGATATTGCttttaaa tcaAATTTTGCAACAATAGATAAATCAAGTGGAATTGTTATTTTAAGAAGAGCAGATAGAAATTTTGAACATCTTGGACCAACATTATGTGATTATTTAACAGGTATTAAATTACCATCATTTCCAAATTATAGAGTAGATGTAAAATATGCAACTGAACATAGATGTGGTGTAAGAGTTAGAGGTCCAAATCTTACTGATTCAATCACTGGTACTGATccattaaaagataatttaccattattaaaagCAACACCTTTAGATATTAATTCTCATGATTCCATTTTAACAAGTAAA attgtaaatgaattatcagatgaaattcaaaaagCATTAGAAAATCATCCAATTAATATAGAGAGAAGAGAAAAAGGTTTACCAGTTGCAaatgttgtattattacgTGGTTGTGGTGTTTGTGTTGAGGCACCAACCTTTAAACAAAAGTATGGAATGAATGCATTTATGATTGCTCCAACATGTATTATCGCTGGTTTAGGTATGTCTGTAAAGATTGATGTGATTGAATCTGAAGGTGGTACAGGTGATTATCATACAAACTTACAATCAAAAGCTGATACCTTATTAAAGAATATATTGGATGTTGACAATGATAAATATCAATTTGGTTTCTTACATATTAAAGCAGTAGATGATGCTGGTCATGATAAAAATGCCCCTCTCAAAATTGAATTCTTAGagaaaattgataaaatgttacattttataatttcacaATTAGCAATTGCTCAAAATGAAAACAAAGGAAAT tttacAATTTGTTTAACAGGTGATCATTCAACACCAGTTTTAACAGGTGATCATTCTTATGAACCAGTACCATTTACAATTTGTAAAGTGATTGAAGctgataaaattataaataagaaaaatgatgataataatattaataataataataatagtaatagtagtaattgTTTTAGTGATAAtgttaaagtttttaatgaaattgaatctaCTAGTGGTGTATTAGGTAGATTCCCTGGTGGTCAAGCaatgaatattatttgtcAATATAtgaataattaa
- a CDS encoding hypothetical protein (LTR-RETROTRANSPOSON SKIPPER, GAG (GAG)), with product MTSTTTLSKIAIRKAKVSSTAKCAAEVTSASDEAISVQAKPKKTLHPTEDDD from the coding sequence ATGACATCAACTACTACTCTTTCAAAGATAGCCATCCGTAAAGCCAAAGTGTCTTCCACCGCCAAATGTGCCGCTGAAGTGACCTCTGCCTCCGATGAAGCTATTTCTGTCCAAGCCAAACCAAAAAAGACCCTTCATCCCACTGAAGACGATGATTAA
- a CDS encoding hypothetical protein (LTR-RETROTRANSPOSON SKIPPER, GAG (GAG)) — protein sequence MSYNNVINPMYLIHGTADVQLDYLRSILDNNILALLKMVIPDWLQTDVAIKLNPQTDITECREAITELVLFNTDKFSRRRSSDSASNTDEKFPMKNNHAVPNHNSQSRNHLELKYNQRNSYIVYRHSKGYCLNCSRSNYSTSLCNADTVKVKVNPSSP from the exons ATGAGTTACAACAATGTAATTAATCCGATGTATCTCATCCATGGTACTGCTGATGTTCAATTAGATTATCTAAGATCaattttagataataatatcCTTGCTTTGTTAAAGATGGTTATACCAGACTGGTTACAAACTGATGTTGCAATCAAGCTCAACCCTCAAACCGATATCACCGAGTGTCGTGAAGCTATCACCGAGTTGGTTCTTTTCAATACTGATAAGTTTTCTAGAAGAAGATCTTCCGATTCGGCATCGAATACTGATGAGAAGTTTCCaatgaaaaataatcatGCTGTTCCAAATCATAACTCTCAAAGCAGGAATCACTTAGAGCTGAAATATAACCAAAg AAACAGTTACATTGTTTATCGTCATAGCAAAGGCTATTGTCTCAATTGTAGTCGTTCAAATTACTCTACATCTTTATGTAATGCCGATACTGTCAAGGTCAAAGTCAATCCATCAAGTCCATAA
- a CDS encoding hypothetical protein (LTR-RETROTRANSPOSON SKIPPER, GAG (GAG)) has protein sequence MSSTTTPSKKAIRKAKVSSTAKRAAEVTTASDDAITVQVKSKKTLRPTEVDDEIYSTESTDVSDVEVREKVPKKSKTNSIEAKTIDALKNAATAVIFMNLFTIHCSQNGVEPTLKTIMDNGAASNELFQLLQPTHNESVKNIEEGGALKKLIHRNFISKTLVPFKTDYEAANTKVVEAINHRNCYSAQDVIKNIEAIMSYHNCREAFTELVLNNADKFSRRRPSDSASNTDEKFPLKKNHATPNHNSNNRNSFDAQADKIRAAILPEIRKDSKVDLKKIRSSTAAKINTLKHL, from the exons ATGTCATCAACTACTACTCCTTCAAAGAAAGCCATCCGTAAAGCCAAAGTGTCTTCCACCGCCAAACGTGCCGCTGAAGTGACAACCGCCTCCGATGATGCTATTACTGTTCaagtaaaatcaaaaaagacTCTTCGTCCCACTGAAGTCGATGATGAAATTTATTCAACTGAAAGCACTGATGTATCCGACGTCGAAGTCAGAGAGAAAGTGCCAAAGAAATCAAAGACCAATTCCATTGAAGCTAAAACCATTGACGCTTTAAAAAATGCTGCCACTGCTGTCATCTTCATGAATCTCTTTACCATCCACTGCTCCCAGAATGGTGTTGAACCAACCTTGAAGACCATTATGGACAATGGTGCTGcatcaaatgaattatttcaattgcTTCAACCTACCCACAATGAATCAGTTAAGAACATTGAAGAAGGTGGAGCATTGAAGAAGCTAATACACCGTAACTTTATATCCAAGACTTTGGTTCCATTCAAAACTGACTACGAAGCTGCCAACACTAAAGTAGTAGAAGCTATTAACCATCGTAACTGCTACTCAGCCCAAGATGTTATAAAAAACATCGAAGCCATTATGAGTTACCACAAT TGTCGTGAAGCCTTCACCGAGTTGGTTCTTAACAATGCTGATAAGTTCTCGAGAAGAAGACCTTCCGATTCCGCATCGAATACTGATGAGAAGTTtccattaaaaaagaatcatGCTACTCCAAATCATAACTCTAATAACAGGAATTCCTTTGATGCACAAGCTGATAAGATTAGAGCTGCAATATTACCCGAAATAAGAAAAGACTCTAAGGTAGACCTCAAAAAGATAAGAAGCAGCACAGCGGCGAAAATCAACACTTTAAAGCACCTTTAA